In Alteromonas sp. V450, the following proteins share a genomic window:
- a CDS encoding TnsA endonuclease N-terminal domain-containing protein, producing the protein MKPIYKVNIKELAKLREWKEKCDDARKQKLAHHFQYYRPFINIDAVNSISRRHLYSCPIQKRLIHLLSDGEANAYKRLIFEPDILGIREQFPLHLPKTLEIAKSLKFIHPRNWKTKELYIMTTDLLVDRVDFETGEVYQQSYNFKYWDAIYQYSEDGFVIQKSWRTWQKNKIEEIYWLEKNVKFIQATERDTSKVAVQNITWFQMRHDLNIELQELELFKAYFIKSYKNNPRAWLEEHLSNVCKLMNSSFRDAQAIFQFAAYHHELSLNIEYPIRLSEPVAVNA; encoded by the coding sequence ATGAAACCGATTTATAAAGTAAACATAAAAGAATTAGCCAAACTTAGAGAGTGGAAAGAAAAGTGTGATGATGCTCGTAAGCAAAAATTGGCGCATCATTTTCAATACTATCGTCCGTTTATCAATATTGACGCTGTTAATTCTATTAGTCGAAGACATTTATATTCCTGCCCTATACAGAAACGATTAATTCATCTTCTTAGCGATGGAGAAGCAAATGCTTATAAGCGACTGATCTTTGAGCCTGATATTCTCGGTATTAGAGAGCAATTTCCACTGCACCTCCCAAAAACACTGGAAATTGCTAAAAGTTTAAAATTTATTCACCCCAGAAATTGGAAGACTAAAGAATTGTATATCATGACAACTGACTTGTTAGTTGATCGTGTTGATTTCGAGACTGGTGAGGTTTATCAACAATCCTATAACTTTAAATATTGGGATGCCATTTACCAATATTCTGAAGATGGTTTTGTCATCCAAAAGAGCTGGCGGACTTGGCAAAAAAATAAGATAGAAGAAATTTACTGGCTAGAAAAGAACGTCAAATTTATTCAGGCAACCGAAAGAGACACCTCAAAGGTAGCTGTTCAAAATATTACTTGGTTTCAGATGCGGCATGACTTAAATATAGAGCTGCAAGAGCTAGAGCTATTTAAAGCGTATTTTATCAAGAGTTACAAGAATAACCCTCGGGCATGGCTAGAAGAACACTTAAGCAATGTGTGTAAGCTTATGAACAGTTCATTTCGAGATGCCCAAGCAATCTTTCAGTTTGCTGCATATCATCATGAACTCAGTCTCAATATTGAATATCCAATTAGGCTTTCAGAGCCGGTAGCGGTGAACGCGTAA
- a CDS encoding ATP-binding protein, with protein MKLFDPAFPKPVLIEEAVYHNHQDEWLNDNPLIRAITVKDTDVVESEIGYIPKLPSNIQSLNGVYQKTALHRLSCINVVHPWSAALYEDILSAILFGYINRDPRKPEIRRFQRELSSLSMLKKRDEIYEKIFVSPLSPLTTTSNAVVTGPSGSGKTTTIRRTLLAIPQVIIHPEFDNTPEKLTQIVWLSFDMPASDSPKALALAFFRAIDMAIGSNYYNEWKGRKSEGIEHHYAAMQLLILKYNIGFIHIDEMQFMLKFGSGRNSVTLQAVEALFNKLSVPTLTSCTPEGLKLFDPVPAEFSNNLDVITTTRRVYSDQIYVFELAPIDSDLFDDLFSAFFPASLSQKQKGFSESFKFKVATLSAGLLAVITRLAQLYHRIALSVTDIPEEELLEDIFIEQFGPLAEALRRLHETGNEDMLENLLNRDDANNVVWALEEQKGKKIQKRVSVPDINNDHKG; from the coding sequence ATGAAATTATTCGACCCAGCTTTTCCTAAACCTGTGCTCATTGAAGAGGCTGTATATCATAATCATCAAGATGAATGGTTAAACGATAATCCATTGATCCGGGCTATCACGGTTAAAGATACAGACGTTGTTGAAAGTGAAATAGGATATATTCCTAAATTACCAAGTAATATTCAAAGTCTAAACGGTGTTTATCAAAAAACAGCATTACATCGGCTGAGCTGCATTAATGTCGTACACCCTTGGTCTGCGGCACTTTATGAAGATATTTTGTCTGCAATTTTATTTGGATATATTAACCGAGATCCTAGGAAACCCGAAATTCGGAGGTTTCAAAGAGAATTATCAAGTTTATCAATGCTTAAAAAGCGTGATGAGATCTATGAAAAAATATTTGTATCTCCTCTTAGTCCACTAACAACCACTAGTAATGCAGTTGTCACCGGCCCTTCGGGTAGCGGCAAAACAACAACAATTCGACGAACACTGCTAGCAATTCCACAGGTGATCATTCATCCCGAGTTTGATAATACACCAGAGAAGCTAACTCAAATAGTATGGTTAAGCTTTGATATGCCAGCTAGTGACTCACCTAAAGCACTAGCATTAGCGTTCTTTAGAGCAATAGACATGGCAATTGGTAGCAATTACTACAATGAATGGAAGGGGCGAAAATCAGAGGGAATAGAGCATCATTATGCGGCGATGCAACTACTGATACTAAAGTACAATATCGGGTTTATTCACATTGATGAAATGCAATTTATGCTGAAGTTTGGCTCAGGGCGAAACTCTGTTACTTTGCAAGCCGTCGAAGCTCTTTTTAATAAGTTGTCTGTACCGACTTTAACCAGTTGTACGCCGGAAGGCTTAAAGTTATTTGATCCTGTGCCAGCTGAGTTTTCGAATAACCTCGATGTAATAACGACAACTCGTCGCGTCTATTCTGATCAGATATATGTGTTTGAGCTTGCCCCGATAGACTCCGATTTATTTGATGATTTATTTAGTGCCTTCTTTCCCGCATCCCTCAGTCAGAAGCAAAAGGGGTTTAGTGAATCTTTTAAATTTAAGGTAGCAACTTTAAGTGCTGGCTTATTAGCTGTTATCACGAGGTTAGCGCAGCTTTATCATCGAATAGCGTTGAGTGTGACAGATATACCCGAAGAAGAACTACTGGAAGACATATTTATTGAGCAATTCGGTCCGTTAGCTGAAGCATTGAGACGTTTGCACGAAACGGGCAATGAAGACATGCTAGAGAATCTATTGAACCGAGATGATGCTAATAATGTTGTTTGGGCATTAGAAGAACAGAAAGGAAAGAAAATCCAAAAGCGGGTAAGTGTTCCAGACATTAATAATGATCATAAAGGCTAG
- a CDS encoding TnsD family Tn7-like transposition protein, whose amino-acid sequence MDGYPTLACALKYKIGSSSKQWSASFPSFISQVSLFSGIPFQQLLYKHTVYPLYRTFLSQAVSTKVEQLLLAGGTLNLESKMSLVANRSKMTGELKYCPLCTKQDIEKYAWCYWHLQHQLPGALACAIHDCKLEGIKVNRKRLILPPTEKASLSTVNEKAVKLAMLSQNIFKLGGYGLNSEIINRVYRHRLVELGLATCNQSIRIKVSQWRKHLRLYWESICDEPQISQILSKSKSWQYPANLLYGKSKTFHPLKHLLVIGHMFNTFDEFMSIYRLFEKGQEPCVDSKVEVNGDNLARSMPDKKILSFLENGYSLRQTSSLCGVSIGYTKKIAQISGIAIHRRSQFIDERKRREIWRKLLVGLSTQNIAASVETSVGAVEQILSCHPELVQLRKKIRFHNLLKKHRGQLISAVQSSTSRQEVKKAVSSSYTWLFKHDKDWLYSQLPAEIPRSQRYKRGG is encoded by the coding sequence ATGGATGGATATCCAACGTTGGCGTGTGCGTTAAAATACAAAATAGGAAGCTCAAGTAAGCAGTGGAGTGCCTCTTTTCCTAGCTTCATATCCCAAGTTTCGTTATTTTCAGGTATTCCATTTCAGCAGTTGTTGTATAAACATACTGTTTATCCCTTGTATCGAACATTCTTATCACAAGCTGTGTCCACTAAAGTTGAACAGCTTTTATTAGCCGGTGGAACATTAAATTTAGAATCAAAAATGTCGTTGGTTGCTAATCGTTCAAAAATGACAGGCGAACTAAAGTATTGCCCATTATGTACGAAACAAGACATCGAAAAGTATGCATGGTGCTATTGGCATTTACAGCATCAACTCCCAGGCGCTTTAGCTTGTGCAATTCATGACTGTAAACTCGAAGGCATAAAGGTAAACCGAAAACGCTTAATATTGCCTCCAACTGAAAAAGCAAGTCTTAGCACAGTAAATGAAAAAGCAGTGAAACTCGCAATGCTAAGCCAAAACATATTTAAGTTGGGCGGCTATGGGCTTAATTCAGAAATTATTAATCGTGTTTATCGTCATCGTTTAGTAGAACTCGGGTTAGCAACATGTAACCAGTCAATTCGCATTAAGGTCAGTCAATGGCGAAAACACCTAAGGCTTTATTGGGAGTCTATTTGCGATGAACCGCAAATTTCACAGATTTTAAGCAAGTCCAAATCCTGGCAGTATCCAGCAAACTTGTTATATGGAAAAAGTAAGACATTTCATCCTTTAAAGCATTTGCTAGTTATTGGTCATATGTTTAATACATTTGATGAATTTATGTCGATATATCGTTTATTTGAGAAAGGGCAAGAACCTTGTGTGGATTCTAAGGTTGAAGTAAATGGTGATAACTTAGCTCGCAGTATGCCTGACAAAAAGATACTGAGCTTTTTAGAAAATGGTTATAGCTTAAGGCAGACTTCTTCTCTATGTGGAGTGAGCATTGGTTATACGAAGAAAATTGCACAGATATCTGGAATTGCTATTCATAGACGATCTCAATTTATTGACGAACGCAAAAGACGTGAAATATGGCGCAAGCTCTTAGTTGGTCTGTCTACGCAAAATATAGCTGCTTCGGTAGAAACGTCAGTGGGAGCAGTTGAGCAAATACTTTCTTGTCACCCTGAACTTGTTCAGCTTAGAAAGAAAATTCGTTTTCACAATCTACTCAAGAAGCATCGTGGCCAGTTAATTTCAGCTGTTCAAAGCAGTACTTCCCGCCAAGAAGTAAAGAAGGCAGTTTCCTCTAGTTATACCTGGCTGTTTAAGCACGACAAAGATTGGTTGTATTCGCAGCTTCCTGCTGAAATTCCACGCAGTCAACGTTATAAGCGTGGTGGTTAA
- a CDS encoding TniQ family protein translates to MSVYHFPAPFEKEHLLGCLMRYVLPQGRKEYVKVAKRVSSNVSKVNSNSYWQSVYTDILKQYLPKYHHQLALNNTLLNVYTSLIESDFSNVLAEQVKYPSKLQLKHANLEQVHKGWKWCPECIFDDEDECGVAYWHCEHQFPLKKRCTKHGALLLSGCQSCGFAWSSILQGPGPSASCPKCGSTFSERHREDSYDDLWIERSANGILNGSLKFDKNKVKECLKVQYGFGEFKRQWSVAERNQISVQQDLFGNWIDSLNLLNHLSPLPNRRSNSEHPAFNVSTYVFKSYDYAPLIHLLFSRYCREVLC, encoded by the coding sequence ATGAGCGTCTATCACTTTCCTGCCCCTTTTGAAAAAGAGCACCTTCTTGGTTGTTTAATGCGCTACGTCTTACCCCAAGGCCGGAAGGAATACGTTAAAGTAGCTAAACGAGTGTCATCAAATGTTAGTAAAGTTAATTCGAACAGTTATTGGCAATCTGTTTATACCGATATTCTCAAGCAATACTTACCCAAATACCACCATCAATTAGCGCTTAACAATACGTTATTAAATGTTTATACCAGTTTAATTGAAAGTGACTTTTCCAATGTATTGGCGGAGCAAGTAAAGTATCCCAGCAAGTTACAACTCAAACATGCAAATCTGGAACAGGTTCATAAAGGCTGGAAGTGGTGCCCTGAATGTATATTCGATGATGAAGATGAGTGTGGAGTTGCTTATTGGCATTGTGAACACCAATTTCCGCTCAAAAAACGATGTACCAAACATGGGGCATTATTATTATCCGGTTGTCAGAGCTGCGGTTTTGCTTGGTCTTCAATTTTGCAAGGGCCTGGCCCCTCAGCGAGTTGCCCTAAATGTGGAAGTACATTCTCAGAGCGTCATAGAGAAGATAGTTACGACGATTTATGGATTGAAAGAAGTGCAAACGGTATTTTAAATGGAAGCTTAAAGTTTGATAAAAATAAAGTTAAAGAATGCTTAAAAGTACAGTACGGCTTTGGCGAATTTAAGCGGCAGTGGTCTGTAGCTGAGAGAAATCAAATTAGTGTTCAGCAAGACTTATTTGGAAACTGGATTGACTCACTCAACTTATTAAATCATTTATCACCTTTGCCAAATCGCAGGAGTAACTCAGAGCATCCCGCATTTAATGTCAGTACTTATGTATTTAAAAGTTATGATTATGCGCCACTAATTCATCTGTTATTCAGCCGTTATTGTCGGGAGGTACTATGTTAG